A DNA window from Sphaeramia orbicularis chromosome 22, fSphaOr1.1, whole genome shotgun sequence contains the following coding sequences:
- the LOC115413804 gene encoding ras-related protein Rab-15-like, giving the protein MAKQYDVLFRLLMLGDSGVGKTSMLRRFTESEFDSSHISTIGIDFKMKTLEIDGVKVRVQIWDTAGQERYQTITKQYYRRAQGIIFVYDITNEPSFQRIVKWAGDVDEFAPTEVNRILVGNKTDEELSRQVSKEQGSKLAKSYGMDFFETSASSDSNITESFTRITELVLEAHKADVDNLLGSLDEYLDKAGLEEESDRPRTENNTQRICSC; this is encoded by the exons ATGGCTAAACAATACGACGTCTTGTTCAGGTTGCTTATGCTTGGAGACTCAGGGGTTGGGAAGACTTCCATGTTGCGCAGGTTCACGGAAAGTGAATTTGATTCTTCACATATTTCCACCATCG gAATTGATTTCAAGATGAAAACACTAGAAATAGATGGAGTAAAGGTGCGAGTACAGATATG GGACACAGCTGGTCAGGAACGTTATCAGACCATTACCAAACAGTACTATAGGCGTGCACAG GGTATCATTTTTGTATATGACATCACAAATGAGCCGTCCTTTCAGCGTATAGTAAAGTGGGCCGGTGATGTGGATGAA tttgcCCCAACGGAGGTGAACAGAATATTAGTTGGAAATAAGACTGATGAAGAGCTAAGCAGGCAGGTGTCAAAAGAGCAAGGCAGCAAG CTAGCCAAATCTTATGGGATGGACTTCTTCGAGACGAGCGCGTCCTCCGACAGTAATATCACTGAG TCATTCACACGTATAACAGAACTGGTGCTGGAGGCTCACAAAGCAGATGTGGACAACTTGTTAGGATCTCTGGATGAATATCTTGATAAAGCTGGTCTGGAGGAGGAGTCGGACAGGCCACGTACTGAGAACAACACTCAGAGGATCTGTTCGTGTTAG
- the LOC115413805 gene encoding protein max-like, translating to MSENDDIEVDSDADKRAHHNALERKRRDHIKDSFHGLRDSVPALQGEKASRAQILDKATEYIQYMRRKNHTHQQDIDDLKKQNAVLEQQVRALEKAKGNTQLQTNYSSDSSLYTNRKGSAVSAFDGGSDSSSESEPEEPPNRKKLRVEPS from the exons ATGAGCGAAAACGATGACATCGAAGTCGACAGCGAT GCAGACAAGCGAGCACATCACAACGCACTGGAGCGCAAACGCAGGGACCACATTAAAGACAGCTTTCACGGTTTACGAGATTCTGTGCCTGCGTTACAAGGGGAGAAG GCTTCCCGAGCACAGATTCTAGACAAAGCCACAGAATACATTCAGTACATGAGGCGGAAAAACCATACCCACCAGCAAGACATTGATGACTTAAAGAAACAGAATGCAGTGCTGGAGCAGCAGG TTCGTGCACTGGAGAAGGCCAAGGGGAACACTCAGCTCCAGACAAACTATTCTTCTGATAGCAGCTTGTACACAAACCGTAAAGGGAGTGCGGTGTCGGCCTTTGATGGTGGGTCTGACTCCAGTTCTGAATCCGAACCAGAAGAGCCACCCAACAGAAAGAAGCTGCGAGTGGAACCCAGTTAG
- the LOC115413652 gene encoding sodium/bile acid cotransporter-like yields MHSIGTSATMNVTEELYKGIYIEGNISGNGSAGAFNIPGPLNKAINTITIIILFITMISLGCKMEITKIKSHILKPKGVGIALLAQFGIMPLTAYSLAKTLQMDPIKAVTVLICGCCPGGSLSNIFSLAVKGDMNLSIVMTTCSSIVALGMMPLLLFVFCQGFPGLENAVPYVGIMTALAFTLVPCTIGIVINHYKPNYTPVVLKVGLSLLIISTILVSILSGFAVGNVLWTIFMPDVLTVAALMPLIGFTLGYAMSVLCRMSPQCSRTISMETGCQNIQLCVAILKVAFTPEVIGPMFLFPLIYIMFQCGEALLLALCFRCYQTLKPPAEDARTYCTVEVKQDEVKQP; encoded by the exons ATGCACAGTATTGGCACCAGCGCTACCATGAATGTAACCGAAGAACTCTATAAGGGAATCTACATTGAAGGAAACATCTCTGGCAATGGAAGCGCAGGTGCCTTTAACATTCCTGGACCCCTCAACAAAGCCATCAACACCATCACCATTATTATCCTCTTCATCACTATGATATCCCTTGGCTGCAAAATGGAAATAACCAAAATCAAGAGCCACATACTCAAGCCCAAAGGGGTAGGCATTGCTCTACTGGCCCAGTTTGGGATCATGCCACTGACTGCTTACTCTTTAGCCAAAACCTTACAGATGGATCCCATTAAGGCTGTGACTGTACTCATCTGTGGCTGCTGTCCAGGCGGAAGCTTATCCAATATTTTTTCCTTGGCTGTGAAAGGTGACATGAACCTCAG CATTGTGATGACTACCTGCTCCTCTATTGTGGCTCTGGGCATGATGCCTTTGCTGCTCTTCGTCTTTTGTCAAGGCTTCCCTGGCCTGGAAAACGCCGTACCATACGTCGGCATCATGACTGCTCTGGCATTCACCCTAGTGCCTTGTACCATTGGCATTGTTATCAATCACTACAAACCAAACTACACACCAGTTGTCTTAAAG GTTGGACTCAGTCTCTTGATTATCTCCACCATATTGGTATCAATTCTGTCTGGCTTTGCTGTCGGAAATGTGCTGTGGACGATCTTCATGCCTGATGTTCTTACTGTGGCTGCACTGATGCCACTGATTGGCTTTACTCTCGGATATGCCATGTCTGTCTTGTGCAGGATGAGTCCTCA ATGCAGCAGAACCATCTCCATGGAAACGGGGTGTCAAAACATCCAGCTCTGTGTCGCCATCCTAAAGGTGGCCTTTACTCCTGAGGTCATCGGCCCAATGTTTCTCTTCCCACTGATATACATCATGTTTCAGTGTGGTGAAGCCCTCCTTCTGGCCTTGTGCTTCAGATGTTACCAAACACTGAAACCTCCAGCTGAGG ACGCAAGAACGTACTGCACTGTTGAAGTCAAACAAGATGAAGTGAAACAACCTTAG
- the LOC115413650 gene encoding sushi domain-containing protein 6-like, with protein MSRLCSVPTQVKLTLKGKMCNGMIKSVSKACWAHISVTKLPFLLLVVLAVVPTGQGSGCVRPYMVQNSWVNLTETNRGLFPVGTVLQYSCDPGYQPDGPSILTCTTLGLWSSEPPRCIRSDVCRPLSEPQNGGYICHPSPCRMFTHGTVIEFFCDEGFILKGDYKYLACQDGQWDGPAQISCVSQGCIRPFLVPHGSTNLTETNRGSFPVGTVLEYRCDPGYQPDGPTILTCTALKEWSSEPPRCIRSDVCQAPYQPENGGYTCHPSPCRRFSHGTVIEYFCDEGYILKGDYKYLTCQYGEWDNLVQISCLMEQDHDPTLPLGMPALSIVASTASSVALILLLVVLLVLLQPKLKSLHRRDQGVSGQPVSIMVEGVQVTLPSYEEAVSGGVSTASALSSESRVQIVLSEGQHATAPEAGPSRPSSFKQQHSEMDVYQPIPPTSSSQSPSPSSSTWGLEHAGAAAPLSSQRRLSAGSNQYSLPLFDSEMDYSDDMPLLKEA; from the exons ATGTCCAGGCTCTGCAGTGTACCTACGCAG GTGAAGCTGACTCTGAAGGGGAAGATGTGCAATGGAATGATAAAGTCAGTATCAAAAGCCTGTTGGGCCCACATCTCAGTTACTAAACTGCCCTTCCTCCTGCTGGTGGTACTGGCTGTAGTGCCCACTGGGCAAGGGTCAG GATGTGTGAGGCCATACATGGTCCAAAACAGCTGGGTAAACCTTACAGAAACCAACAGGGGCTTGTTCCCCGTAGGGACAGTATTGCAATACAGCTGTGACCCTGGTTATCAGCCTGATGGTCCTAGCATCCTCACCTGCACCACACTGGGGCTCTGGTCCTCTGAACCTCCTCGCTGTATACGCAGTGATG TGTGTCGACCCCTTTCCGAACCACAGAATGGAGGTTACATCTGCCATCCATCTCCATGTCGAATGTTTACCCATGGCACCGTGATTGAATTCTTCTGTGATGAGGGCTTTATTCTTAAGGGGGATTACAAATATTTGGCCTGTCAAGATGGACAGTGGGATGGCCCTGCACAGATTAGTTGTGTCAGCCAAG GTTGCATAAGACCCTTCTTGGTGCCACATGGATCAACTAATCTGACTGAGACCAATAGGGGTTCCTTCCCTGTAGGCACAGTATTGGAGTACCGCTGTGACCCCGGTTACCAGCCAGATGGACCTACTATTCTCACCTGCACTGCACTGAAAGAGTGGTCATCTGAACCACCTCGTTGCATACGCAGTGACG TATGCCAGGCTCCATATCAACCAGAAAATGGGGGATACACCTGCCACCCCTCCCCATGTCGAAGGTTTTCTCATGGCACTGTGATTGAATATTTCTGTGATGAAGGCTACATTCTGAAAGGAGACTATAAATACCTTACCTGCCAGTATGGGGAATGGGACAACCTAGTGCAGATTAGCTGCCTCATGGAGCAAG ACCATGATCCCACTTTGCCACTCGGAATGCCTGCCTTGTCCATAGTAGCATCAACAGCAAGTTCAGTGGCCCTCATCCTTCTCCTGGTGGTGCTGCTGGTTCTACTGCAGCCAAAACTTAAGTCCTTACATCG ACGTGATCAGGGTGTGTCTGGCCAGCCTGTGTCCATTATGGTAGAGGGAGTCCAGGTGACTCTGCCTTCATATGAGGAAGCTGTGAGCGGTGGTGTCAGCACAGCTTCAGCTCTCAGCTCAGAGTCTCGGGTCCAGATAGTGCTGTCTGAGGGTCAACATGCCACAGCGCCAGAGGCAGGCCCATCTAGACCATCTTCATTTAAACAACAGCATTCAGAGATGGATGTATACCAGCCTATACCACCAACCTCTTCCTCCCAGTCACCCTCACCCTCCTCCTCGACTTGGGGTCTGGAACATGCAGGTGCTGCAGCACCTCTATCCTCACAGAGAAGGCTGTCTGCAGGCAGCAACCAATATAGCCTGCCTCTGTTTGACTCAGAGATGGACTACTCTGATG ATATGCCATTGCTGAAGGAGGCCTGA